In the genome of Streptomyces pactum, one region contains:
- a CDS encoding phosphoribosyl-ATP diphosphatase, whose protein sequence is MANKTFEELFAELQQKAATGDPSTSRTAELVDKGVHAIGKKVVEEAAEVWMAAEHEGADRTAEEISQLLYHLQVMMVARGISLDDVYAHL, encoded by the coding sequence ATGGCCAACAAGACATTCGAGGAGCTCTTCGCCGAGCTCCAGCAGAAGGCCGCCACCGGCGACCCCAGCACCTCCCGTACCGCCGAGCTGGTGGACAAGGGTGTGCATGCGATCGGCAAGAAGGTCGTCGAGGAGGCGGCGGAGGTGTGGATGGCGGCCGAGCACGAGGGCGCGGACCGCACCGCCGAGGAGATCTCCCAGCTGCTGTACCACCTTCAGGTGATGATGGTGGCCCGGGGCATCTCCCTGGACGACGTATACGCTCATCTCTGA
- the hisG gene encoding ATP phosphoribosyltransferase: MLRIAVPNKGSLSEPASAMLHEAGYRQRKDRRELVLVDTDNEVEFFFLRPRDIAVYVGSGRLDIGITGRDLLLDSGSRAEEIMQLGFASSTFRYATRPGTAKDVTDFNGMTVATSFSGLVSKHLADHGVDASVVRLDGAVETAIQLGVAEIIADVVETGTTLRNAGLEIIGEPILESEAVVIRRTGAPADDPKVQQFLRRMQGVLVARRYVMMDYDIRVEHVERAVALTPGLESPTVSPLHHEGWVAVRSMVPAKDAQRIMDELYDLGARAILTTGIHAARL; encoded by the coding sequence ATGCTGCGCATCGCCGTCCCCAACAAGGGTTCACTGTCCGAGCCTGCGTCGGCGATGCTCCATGAGGCGGGCTACCGGCAGCGCAAGGACCGCAGGGAACTCGTCCTGGTCGACACCGACAACGAGGTCGAGTTCTTCTTCCTGCGCCCGCGCGACATCGCCGTGTACGTCGGCTCCGGCCGCCTCGACATCGGCATCACCGGCCGCGACCTGCTGCTGGACTCCGGCTCCCGGGCCGAGGAGATCATGCAGCTGGGCTTCGCCTCCTCCACCTTCCGCTACGCCACCCGCCCCGGCACCGCCAAGGACGTGACCGACTTCAACGGCATGACGGTGGCCACCTCCTTCTCCGGCCTGGTCTCCAAGCACCTCGCCGACCACGGCGTGGACGCCTCCGTCGTCCGGCTCGACGGGGCCGTGGAGACCGCCATCCAGCTCGGCGTCGCCGAGATCATCGCGGACGTGGTGGAGACCGGCACCACCCTGCGCAACGCCGGACTGGAGATCATCGGCGAGCCCATCCTGGAGTCCGAGGCGGTCGTCATCCGGCGCACCGGCGCCCCCGCCGACGACCCCAAGGTCCAGCAGTTCCTCCGCCGCATGCAGGGCGTCCTGGTCGCCCGCCGGTACGTGATGATGGACTACGACATCCGGGTGGAGCACGTCGAGCGCGCGGTCGCGCTCACCCCCGGACTGGAGTCCCCGACCGTCTCCCCGCTGCACCACGAGGGCTGGGTCGCGGTCCGCTCGATGGTGCCCGCCAAGGACGCCCAGCGCATCATGGACGAGCTGTACGACCTGGGCGCCCGCGCGATCCTCACCACCGGCATCCACGCCGCCCGCCTGTGA
- a CDS encoding PH domain-containing protein, with amino-acid sequence MTSATPAADESSDAVSASAPLPDLPVVFRPTRTRVVLVTIGILMFLVLAAVAVLLDRLSPGERISFIFTGGLFFGGLMVLSRPKVVADRDGVTVINLTTTRRLTWPEVIRVNLRTGDPWVYLDLADGTSYPAMGIQPGIARQQAIGDARTLRALAEEYGTSSRG; translated from the coding sequence GTGACCTCCGCCACCCCAGCCGCCGACGAGAGTTCCGACGCCGTGTCCGCCTCCGCCCCCCTGCCCGACCTTCCGGTGGTCTTCCGGCCCACCCGCACCCGGGTGGTCCTGGTGACCATCGGCATCCTGATGTTCCTCGTCCTCGCCGCGGTCGCGGTGCTGCTGGACCGGCTCAGCCCGGGGGAGCGGATCAGCTTCATCTTCACCGGCGGCCTGTTCTTCGGCGGCCTGATGGTCCTCAGCCGCCCCAAGGTGGTCGCCGACCGGGACGGGGTGACGGTGATCAACCTCACCACCACCCGCCGCCTGACCTGGCCCGAAGTGATCCGCGTCAACCTGCGGACGGGCGACCCGTGGGTGTACCTGGACCTCGCCGACGGCACCAGCTACCCGGCCATGGGCATCCAGCCCGGCATCGCCAGGCAGCAGGCCATCGGCGACGCCAGGACCCTGCGCGCGCTCGCCGAGGAATACGGCACGTCTTCGCGCGGCTGA
- a CDS encoding hemolysin family protein — translation MSLTLSLVLLLAALLLILANGFFVAAEFGLVTVERADAERAAAEGDRRARTVTRALRELSFQLSGTQLGITITSLVIGMLAQPALGRLLTGPLTAAGLPGGVVPGVAVVIGMLLASAVQMVIGELVPKNWAVSRPMQVARFVAGPQYAFARFFRPMIAALNSVANRLVRTLGVEPTEELASARTPGELVSLARHSARAGALEQDTADLFVRTLSLGELTAQHVMTPRVRVSALQSTATAADVLNLTRATGLSRFPVYRERLDEVVGMVHLKDALAVPAARRLRTPVGRIARPALLVPETLPVQPLLERLRDEQPIAVVVDEYGGTAGVVTLEDIVEELVGEVRDEHDDESADTPDLTPLPTEDGRAVWEADGGCRVDALRAIGLPVPDGPYETVAGLVADLLARIPAPGDTAELAGWKLAVRQVGHHRAERVRILRTAAAPVTVGAER, via the coding sequence ATGAGTCTCACGCTCTCCCTCGTGCTGCTCCTGGCGGCACTACTCCTCATCCTCGCCAACGGATTCTTCGTCGCCGCCGAGTTCGGCCTGGTCACCGTGGAGCGGGCGGACGCCGAACGCGCCGCCGCCGAGGGCGACCGGCGGGCCCGTACCGTCACCCGGGCCCTGCGCGAGCTGTCCTTCCAGCTCTCCGGGACGCAACTGGGCATCACCATCACCTCCCTGGTCATCGGGATGCTCGCCCAGCCGGCGCTCGGCCGGCTGCTGACCGGACCGCTCACCGCCGCCGGGCTGCCCGGCGGCGTGGTCCCCGGCGTCGCCGTGGTCATCGGCATGCTGCTGGCCTCCGCGGTCCAGATGGTCATCGGCGAACTCGTCCCGAAGAACTGGGCGGTCTCCCGGCCGATGCAGGTCGCGCGCTTCGTGGCCGGCCCGCAGTACGCCTTCGCCCGCTTCTTCCGCCCGATGATCGCCGCGCTGAACTCCGTCGCCAACCGGCTGGTGCGCACCCTGGGCGTGGAACCCACCGAGGAACTCGCCTCCGCGCGCACCCCCGGCGAACTGGTCTCGCTCGCCCGCCACTCGGCCCGCGCCGGGGCGCTGGAGCAGGACACCGCCGACCTGTTCGTACGGACCCTCTCGCTCGGCGAGCTGACCGCCCAGCACGTGATGACCCCCCGGGTGCGGGTCAGCGCCCTGCAGTCCACGGCCACCGCCGCGGACGTGCTCAACCTCACCCGGGCCACCGGCCTGTCCCGCTTCCCGGTCTACCGCGAGCGGCTCGACGAGGTCGTCGGCATGGTGCACCTCAAGGACGCCCTGGCGGTGCCCGCCGCACGGCGGCTGCGCACCCCGGTGGGCCGGATCGCCCGCCCCGCGCTGCTGGTCCCCGAGACCCTGCCGGTCCAGCCGCTGCTGGAGCGGCTGCGCGACGAGCAGCCGATAGCGGTGGTCGTCGACGAGTACGGCGGCACCGCCGGGGTCGTCACCCTGGAGGACATCGTGGAGGAACTGGTGGGCGAGGTGCGTGACGAGCACGACGACGAGTCCGCCGACACCCCCGACCTGACCCCGCTGCCCACCGAGGACGGCCGGGCCGTGTGGGAGGCGGACGGCGGCTGCCGGGTGGACGCCCTGCGCGCCATCGGCCTGCCGGTCCCCGACGGGCCGTACGAGACGGTGGCCGGGCTCGTCGCCGACCTGCTCGCCCGCATCCCCGCCCCCGGCGACACCGCCGAACTGGCCGGCTGGAAGCTGGCCGTCCGGCAGGTGGGCCACCACCGCGCGGAGCGGGTGCGCATCCTGCGCACCGCCGCCGCCCCGGTCACCGTGGGGGCCGAGCGATGA
- a CDS encoding hemolysin family protein encodes MTAVQLLFALLLVLANGFFVGAEFALVSVRRSQIEQHAGTSARARTVLAGLENLPQMMAAAQFGITVCSLTLGAVAEPTVAHLLEPAFHAVHLPGQLVHPLGYAIALALVVCLHLVIGEMVPKNLAMAAPEKTALWLSPALVAFARLCRPVTVALGACSRLVLRAFRVEPKDEVEAVFTSEQLTHLVADSRQAGLLEAVEQERLADALELGSRPVTDVLLDPAGLVTVDPAVTPRRIEELTVATGFSRFPVRGPGGAFMGYLHVKDVLDLEDPDRAVPQHVWRPIGTLRAELPLDDALTVMRRAAAHLAAVADSSGRVLGLVALEDVLEKLVGEVRDPAHRVPPRRDTGPAGAAAPVPPAAADGAPADGAPAPAGPGGPPTGGTPAPAGEREMVG; translated from the coding sequence ATGACCGCGGTACAGCTGCTCTTCGCCCTGCTGCTGGTGCTCGCCAACGGCTTCTTCGTCGGCGCCGAGTTCGCCCTGGTCTCGGTGCGCCGCAGCCAGATCGAGCAGCACGCCGGCACCTCCGCCCGCGCCCGCACCGTGCTGGCGGGCCTGGAGAACCTGCCCCAGATGATGGCCGCCGCCCAGTTCGGCATCACCGTTTGCTCGCTGACGCTGGGCGCGGTCGCCGAGCCGACCGTCGCCCATCTGCTGGAGCCGGCGTTCCACGCCGTCCACCTGCCCGGGCAGCTGGTGCACCCGCTCGGTTACGCCATCGCGCTCGCCCTCGTGGTCTGCCTCCACCTGGTCATCGGCGAGATGGTCCCGAAGAACCTCGCCATGGCCGCGCCGGAGAAGACCGCCCTGTGGCTGTCGCCGGCCCTGGTGGCCTTCGCCCGGCTGTGCCGCCCGGTCACCGTGGCGCTGGGAGCCTGCTCCCGGCTGGTGCTGCGCGCCTTCCGGGTCGAGCCCAAGGACGAGGTGGAGGCCGTCTTCACCAGCGAGCAGCTCACCCACCTGGTGGCCGACTCCCGCCAGGCGGGGCTGCTGGAGGCGGTGGAGCAGGAACGCCTCGCGGACGCCCTGGAGCTGGGCAGCCGCCCGGTCACCGACGTCCTGCTGGACCCGGCGGGCCTGGTCACCGTCGATCCGGCGGTCACCCCCCGGCGGATCGAGGAACTCACCGTCGCCACCGGCTTCTCCCGCTTCCCGGTCCGCGGGCCGGGCGGCGCCTTCATGGGGTACCTGCACGTCAAGGACGTGCTGGACCTGGAGGACCCGGACCGGGCGGTGCCGCAGCACGTCTGGCGGCCGATCGGCACGCTGCGCGCCGAACTCCCGCTGGACGACGCGCTGACCGTGATGCGCCGGGCGGCCGCCCACCTCGCCGCGGTCGCCGACTCCTCCGGGCGGGTGCTCGGCCTGGTGGCGCTGGAGGACGTGCTGGAGAAGCTGGTCGGTGAGGTGCGCGACCCCGCCCACCGGGTGCCGCCGCGACGGGACACCGGGCCGGCGGGCGCCGCCGCGCCGGTGCCGCCCGCCGCCGCGGACGGCGCTCCCGCGGACGGCGCCCCCGCACCGGCGGGTCCCGGCGGGCCGCCCACCGGTGGCACCCCGGCCCCGGCGGGGGAGCGCGAGATGGTCGGCTGA
- a CDS encoding AAA family ATPase, whose amino-acid sequence MDFGTQGSHAPADLAWLRGVDAYTMGAYAQAEEEFRAAVQHDPGMADAWLGLHALRADTSAALLHMYRHRDRFGEQRARHRRPLNSWYWLGWWVQPVLESSRDLVLAHASHWLDGRHVPELDRALAACPPVEADPQARFLHACRAYLVKDWEQLVRHTEPLLDDPLLGIEAGLFGGMARVRLEMYNQAEPLLAAALMRCRSEQPQRKELRYWLARAHEGTGRSAAALPLYRAVHRIDASFMDTAARLAAISEDGLDEPADLAAVPTAAGAGQDLPEGREGIVPVPDPESPVAEPADGREARLAGAGGPTPLLLPTGAGPADGPRERAPRPARPGPPDPELLASALRELERMVGLEPVKRQVRALSAQLNMARLRAGEGLPVQPPKRHFVFSGPSGTGKTTVARILGRVFYALGLLAGDHLVEAGRADLVGEYLGQTAVKANELIDSALGGVLFVDEAYSLSNSGYSKGDAYGDEALQVLLKRAEDNRDRLVVILAGYPEGMDRLLAANPGLGSRFTTRVDFPSYRPDELTRIGEVLAAENGDRWDEEAVEELRSISGHVVEQGWIDELGNGRFLRTLYEKSCAYRDLRLSGWTGIPSRDDLATLRLPDLMQAYGEVLSGRGPLDPPLGQTP is encoded by the coding sequence ATGGACTTCGGCACCCAGGGCTCTCACGCCCCGGCCGATCTCGCGTGGCTGCGGGGGGTCGACGCCTACACCATGGGCGCGTACGCGCAGGCCGAGGAGGAGTTCCGGGCCGCGGTGCAGCACGATCCGGGGATGGCCGACGCATGGCTGGGGCTGCACGCCCTGCGGGCCGACACCTCGGCGGCGCTGCTGCACATGTACCGCCACCGGGACCGCTTCGGGGAGCAGCGCGCCCGGCACCGGCGCCCCCTCAACTCCTGGTACTGGCTGGGCTGGTGGGTGCAGCCGGTGCTGGAGAGCAGCCGCGACCTGGTGCTCGCGCACGCCTCGCACTGGCTCGACGGCCGGCACGTCCCCGAGCTGGACCGGGCCCTGGCGGCCTGTCCGCCGGTGGAGGCCGATCCGCAGGCCCGGTTCCTGCACGCCTGCCGCGCCTATCTGGTCAAGGACTGGGAGCAGTTGGTGCGGCACACCGAGCCGCTGCTGGACGATCCGCTGCTGGGCATCGAGGCCGGCCTGTTCGGCGGGATGGCCCGGGTCCGGCTGGAGATGTACAACCAGGCCGAGCCGCTGCTGGCCGCCGCCCTGATGCGATGCCGCAGCGAGCAGCCGCAGCGCAAGGAGCTGCGCTACTGGCTGGCCCGGGCCCACGAGGGCACCGGGCGGTCGGCCGCGGCGCTGCCGCTGTACCGGGCGGTGCACCGGATCGACGCCTCCTTCATGGACACCGCCGCCCGGCTGGCGGCGATATCCGAGGACGGCCTCGACGAGCCCGCGGACCTGGCCGCGGTACCGACCGCCGCGGGGGCCGGCCAGGACCTGCCGGAGGGGCGCGAGGGGATCGTCCCGGTCCCCGACCCGGAGTCCCCGGTGGCCGAGCCCGCCGACGGCCGGGAGGCCCGGCTGGCCGGTGCCGGCGGCCCGACGCCCCTCCTGCTGCCCACCGGGGCCGGTCCGGCGGACGGTCCCCGGGAGCGGGCGCCGCGTCCGGCGCGCCCGGGCCCGCCGGACCCGGAGCTGCTGGCGAGCGCGCTGCGCGAACTGGAGCGCATGGTCGGTCTGGAGCCGGTCAAGCGCCAGGTGCGGGCGCTGTCCGCGCAGCTGAACATGGCCCGGCTGCGGGCCGGTGAGGGCCTGCCGGTGCAGCCGCCCAAGCGCCATTTCGTCTTCTCCGGCCCCTCCGGCACCGGCAAGACCACCGTCGCCCGCATCCTGGGCCGGGTCTTCTACGCGCTCGGCCTGCTCGCCGGCGACCACCTGGTGGAGGCCGGCCGGGCGGACCTGGTGGGCGAGTACCTCGGCCAGACGGCGGTGAAGGCGAACGAGCTGATCGACTCGGCGCTCGGCGGGGTGCTCTTCGTGGACGAGGCGTACAGCCTGTCCAACTCCGGTTACAGCAAGGGCGACGCGTACGGCGACGAGGCCCTCCAGGTGCTGCTGAAGCGGGCCGAGGACAACCGGGACCGGCTGGTGGTGATCCTCGCCGGCTACCCGGAGGGCATGGACCGGCTGCTCGCCGCCAACCCGGGCCTGGGGTCCCGCTTCACCACGCGCGTGGACTTCCCCAGCTACCGCCCGGACGAACTCACCCGGATCGGTGAGGTGCTGGCCGCCGAGAACGGTGACCGGTGGGACGAGGAGGCGGTCGAGGAGCTGCGCAGCATCAGCGGCCACGTGGTGGAGCAGGGCTGGATCGACGAGCTGGGCAACGGCCGTTTCCTGCGCACCCTGTACGAGAAGAGCTGCGCCTACCGCGATCTGCGGCTGTCCGGGTGGACCGGGATACCCAGCCGCGACGACCTGGCGACGCTGCGGCTGCCGGACCTGATGCAGGCGTACGGCGAGGTGCTCTCCGGGCGCGGCCCGCTGGACCCGCCGCTGGGCCAGACGCCGTAG
- a CDS encoding uridine kinase family protein translates to MDATEALARRLAALPPSCGPVRLVAVDGHAGSGKSTFTARLAAALGGAPVVHTDDLASHEELFGWAGRLGTGVLEPLSRGRTARFAAYDWVAGRFAAPRRVPPAAVVLLEGVGSGRRAVRPYLAHLLWMELPRGTSWARGRLRDGPAQAAFWDRWRPAEEAHFAADPSRPYADALVRQRPTGYEVLPGPAAER, encoded by the coding sequence ATGGACGCGACCGAGGCGCTGGCCCGGCGGCTGGCGGCGCTCCCGCCGTCCTGCGGTCCGGTGCGCCTGGTGGCGGTCGACGGCCACGCGGGCTCGGGGAAGTCCACGTTCACCGCCCGGCTGGCCGCGGCGCTGGGCGGCGCACCGGTGGTGCACACCGACGACCTGGCCAGCCACGAGGAGCTGTTCGGGTGGGCCGGGCGGCTGGGCACCGGGGTGCTGGAGCCGCTCTCCCGCGGCCGGACCGCCCGCTTCGCCGCCTACGACTGGGTGGCCGGCCGCTTCGCGGCGCCCCGCCGGGTGCCGCCGGCCGCGGTGGTGCTGCTGGAGGGGGTGGGCAGCGGTCGCCGCGCCGTCCGGCCGTACCTGGCCCACCTGTTGTGGATGGAGCTGCCCCGCGGCACCTCCTGGGCACGCGGCCGGCTGCGGGACGGACCGGCGCAGGCCGCGTTCTGGGACCGGTGGCGGCCGGCCGAGGAGGCCCACTTCGCCGCGGATCCCTCCCGCCCGTACGCGGACGCACTGGTACGGCAGCGGCCCACGGGGTACGAGGTGCTGCCGGGGCCGGCGGCGGAACGCTGA